The Sabethes cyaneus chromosome 1, idSabCyanKW18_F2, whole genome shotgun sequence DNA segment AAGCCGCTTTACAAGGATGAACCTGTTACAACGCACATCGTTAATTTATACCAGAATATTTGACAGGTCTATTGAAAGTGGTataattttttccgtgtaaaaaaGGAACGCTTTTACCACTAGATGGCAGTCAAAAATGAACTGAGTTGTAtccagttttcaaatcgaagatGATATTCCTTTCTTTGCCTCAGACGTTGCATCGATTACGAATGATTGAAAAGAAGATGGATGGCGATCCAGTATTCGCTGAAAAATACTGTagccagtgctgttaatattcagcagcataacgttcaaacttctggattatcagtctaccctgcattgaaaatctgcttgctttgatcaaacgtacataataactaaatgcagcaagcatgaacttcatgcacgagaatatagaatatcagcgccctgtgatattgtaacaaactgatattcacgttttagcagtgaaaatcaataaaaaaaatttatgttgttgtttggcatctattgcgttcagctgttggacataagatttttcttttcatttactgcatttaaaattgtttttttcctgaagtgaatatcaccttgtggatttgaaaatcactttctcctgttctattttcacgatatattgaacttgtatactacgatgaaaatcactgtgcagttgtacatacgaaactcagaggcataaaaaacaatgtatgctaagaaaaaagattttctgttttgtttgaaattcggtgataattaaaggccctgacTGTAGCAAAATTCAAGATTATGTCGACAAGAAAACTGTCACCTGAGGAACTTACTGAACCTGCAAACACTTGGTATTTATAATAAGATTCGACCCTGCTGACTCTGCAGTGTTGCGCAGCAGTAGAAATCATTAGTCGGGTACTGCTTAACCTGAGAAGACTGTTTTTAATAAAGTGCTAGTAAATTGAATCCTTTTTGCTCGTTACATCCGAATATCCGATATCTGTTACAGTATTTACCACGCTTTAGTGTGGTAAGCGGTAAGAAATCGCATGGATTCTCGCTGAACAACCTATTGCTGTAGGGTCCCGATTTCGTTCcactattgatttttttttgttagattatagtcactttatcagcttatgtcattcgtgacttctgcggggttggaatttaaacccgagtcctcggcgtgagaggcgcgAATGCTAACCACTTCGCCGGGACGAACCCCAATTGCGATTTTGATGCTTGCTAGAAGAAAGAAGATTGCCTTTGTCGTCGACATTAAAGAAAAGTTTTCATCAGGTTGTTTTTCGTAGAGGGGATCAGGAATCTCAACGTTCTTTTGGCGCGATATGGACCAATCTGCTCCTCCAAGTGTATATATTATGATGGTAATGATATTTGGTGCAATGACATCGCCGTCAATGGCAGtttatcaaaaaatttccaCGCTAAGGAACTCGAAGAGCAATATCCAGGAGAAGAACGAGCAGTGGTAGAGCAGCACAAAGTAGATGATTATTTTGATTGCATAGATACAGGAGCCATCAAAGTGATCAAACGCGTCATCAAGGTACATGATCAAGGACGGTTTAAACTTGTCAGTTTTCCTCGAATTGTGAAGCCCTGCTGAAATCTCTTAAACGTTGAACCTGCTTTGATAATCGAAAGTACAGAAAATTACAGTACTACTAGGCATATGTGGTAACTATGTGGTAAATGATCACTAGAGATACTAGGGTTTATAGAATTAAAAAGCGTGTAAATATCATATTTGTCAAATTATTTAATAGTCCTTATAAATTTCTCTCTTTATGCCTAAGTAATAGGAACCTATATGTTACTTTTACTTAAGTGATTCATTACAGTAGTAAAATCTATTTGTACAAAAAATCATGCTTGTCTAGAACGTAGATCCTTATTATGTTACGGTTTACTGTTATTTACAAATTAATATTTGCTGTTCAggaatgatttttattatggAAATATCCACAAAGCCTATCAataacattaattttttttacaaaagcaGTCATCTCTAAGACATTTGTACGGTGCCAAACTTCATATACTTAAAGATGGCCTTTTCTTTCTTTCGCCTTTGCtgtttttgccgaaaatattccCCAGAGCTTTTGAAACACTGTTCACGCCGAGTTTACGTCGAAGCGGAAGAGCCCGAAACAATTGCGTTGAACGTGCCTCTCGAATGAGCGATTGAAATGCTAATGAGACTCCGGCAAAATTTTCCGCAGCAGAAACCTCATAAAATTGGCATGAGTATCGGAAGGAGAGTTCTTGCCCGTCATTTACTGAAATTTCTCTAAGAAGAAATGAGATTAGTTTTCGGAATAGAACTTTAAGGAAAAATATAGTTACCTCGCATGATCTAAATCGCTTTTATTTCCAAGCAGGAGTATAGTATAATAAGAGGGAAGTTTAAGTTTAGTTAACTGTTGTAAGTAATCGGCAGCTTCATCGAAACTAGCCTTAtcacagatggaatataccacGACGAACGCGTCTCCCCAACGAAGGTGTTCGTACAGACATCCTCTTTTCTGCAAACAAGAGACAAGCAAGATTATTATCTACAGGTACCTGAACGCATTTCGTCATGTTACATCACACTTAGATGTGTCCAGAATCTCGACTTCAGTTGATGCGTTATCGTATATAACACTATGCCGGTataaaaaatctgcgaaaaaaaggaaaaataaaaatttcaatacattgtaacaAGCAAGTAAAATGtgatttataaacaaaaatagaaCTAACCCCTCGATGAGCTGTATTCGCCTATGTATCGCTTGGTGAGGTATCGAACTGTAACAGCTGAAAAAATACAAATGGAACTTCTTAGGCTCGTTATTTTCTATGAAATATAAGCATATTCTGTTTAAAATTATAGTAGACGAAGTAATGTTGTTGTTATTATATGCTATGCAGAATGCcaggctggaagaggctgtcagagtcaataggatcgtagcactagtcctACATTCTACAATCAACTTTTCGTAAAACAAACCGGGTTCATGTGCATCGATGTGGTACGCGTAGTACTCAAAGTTCGCAACGTGCGACAGGCAAGCATCGCTTGGTAATGTTAATGTATGTTGTCCCATAACACCTCGAACAGACGGTCGCGGTGCAGTCAGCAGTTTGTGTAGTCGCTCTATTTCCATCTTGAATGAAAGAAAAGTCTCGTTTCGGTGCTGTTTACGATTATAAATACGCTGCCTAGTCCCTTGATCTTTATTGGGTTTACCGTACATGTACCGTAACCTTTCCTCAACGTCCTCCCAAGTGAGAAACTCGTCGGAATAGCATAGGTACCAGTCATACGCTTTCCCTCTAAGAATCGTATGAATTTGTTGCAGAAGCACGTCGTCCGTATTATGGTACATGTGGACTAGGCGACGGACTTCGTGAAGAAAATTCTCCAACGAGCGTTGTCGATTATCCCCGAACGTCAGAATAGGATAGTTGATCCCCGACTATCCTATCCGACTATGTGAACGTCAGATGGCACTTTTTCATTCGACGGTCTGCGTTTCGAATCTTCTCGTCACTGATCTGCCGCTGGGTTCGGCCGTGGCATCTACTTCGACGGTAGAAAACTTCATGGTTTTCATCGTGGCTCTCATTATCACTAGACTCCCAATCCTCCTACTCAAATGCGCGACTGTCGCGATGCCTACCAGTGGATTCCGTTGTATGACGGTTTTAACTGAACCGGTCGGGAGTGGAAAAACGTTCATCTTGCGAGAAATCTGCGCGCCGTAAGCGATCAAACATACCACAAGTCAACCTGTTTTGATCCGGTTCCTTTGCCCATAAACCACAGGGTTGACAAAAATTGGCCGATTGCCTTTCCAGTGGCATCCTCGCGTTTTTAGACTTTAGTAAATAGCTGTCCGAGACCGTTCGATTTATTCGACCAGCCAGTTCTTGGCGTGGTTGTTCAATCTGTGGCTTCACTAACTCCCTTTCTAAACTCTCCATTCGCTTCTATAGTGCTTGATGATCTTCTGCTGTTTCTGGTGTCGCTGTATGATCCCGGTTTACCTTGGGCTGCTTCGGGACTGCACCATGTGAACTATCCCGTCTTGCCGCATCACTGTTTCCCAGCTGCAAATCGATTTCTAATTCTCCACCTACGGCACCATCAAAAGGCACTCGTCGAAAGATTTCTTACCATTATACCTGCTTAGCATTTCTCGTATAAGCTCGCTCAACTCCCGTCTCATCTTGTCCGAATCCGTATCCGGGCTCGGTATCGAGCTATTCTCATAGCATAATGCTTCAGCCGAGATACCATCCTATCGAAATTATCCCAATCCAATCTTCCGCTTACATCGTCAACCTTACCCCCGATATAGAAGAACGCCTGCTTCACCGTATAAGGACATGGATAGTCCCGATTCTCACGAATGTCTTCATGGAACAGATTGCGCAGAAGGCGATATTCAACCTCTGGCTGACTAGACATTTCCTCCCTCTTGCCTCGGATTAACAGCTCATAATCGACCTCACGGGTTTGTGAATTGGTTAAGCTTTTGCTTATCAGTTTAAATCACCTGCGCAGGAATTTAAGCGTTTACTTACGGCGGTAGTTCAATCAGTTCCACACCATCCACTATGTTGCAAAGCAGCAAAATGTTGCGCTATGAGCATCAAGCGCCCATACTCTGGTTCAGCAGCTACAAAAGGGCGTATCAAAAATGGCGTTCTTGACGCCCAGCTGCATAGGCCGACCAGGTTGATCGGCGAGTTCGTTTACCTTGGTTCACTGGCGACAGAGGACAACTATACCAGCCGAGCGATTAACAAGCATATTCTCAACGGAAATCGTGTCTACTATGAACTCTACaagcacttgcggtcgaacaatctgagccttcGTACAAAGCGCACATTGCATAAAAATCTAATTGGACAGGTTGTCTTTTATGGGCATGAAACGTCATTGCTGGAATAGGAAcgacgagcactcggagttttcaaacCGCGGATgctaagggtaccgccagagtgcaagcgacatgcgacgcgacgcgacttttcttgctgtagttatacgcgcagccctttttcgcccgaagcaggactgtgcatttaacAACATGAGAGCGatgtcgtgtcgcgtcgctgtcgcgtttactctgtacggggccttaggATACAGAGTAAAAGAGATTGCGACGCGATGTGACTTCGCTCTCAtattgctaaatgcacagtcctgcctcgggcgaaaaagggctgcgcgtataactacagcaagaaaagtcgcgtcgcgtcgcaggtCGCTTTTAGTCTGGTGATATCGTAAGAGCTAGCTGCGAAATCTGTAGAATGCAATCAGAACACCAAGTTTTGGGTTTTTACTTTTGCAGAAATATTGATTTCTCTGACTGTATTCGTGATGGCACCGCATTGTTTCGAAACCATACTGAAGAAATTTACAGACGAGTGAAATCAAATTAAACCAGTAATCCGAATTAGATTCGTTTTCTTGTCTGTTGACATTCTAGCACAAGTAATAATATGAAATCTCTATTATAAACTGAGTAAACTTAACCCAAGAAATTTCCAAACATAGCGTGAGttatattaaataaataaataaatagtataTATGACTTTGACTCGTGCACAGTGATAATAATAACAGTTAATATTGATGTGCATTTACCTGATTTTCCTACTTTGGAGCTACCAATAACAACTACCTTCAGCTTGTTTAGGTTTGTCATTTTCCAGATGCTCTCGGTTATCGTCGTTTGAACGAGCTTCCAGCCTCGTTCGCAGAGTAAAATAAGATCGAATCGACTAGATGCCAGTGCACCACATTAGACTTGCTAAAGGGATCATTTTGACACACGTACAGTTGCACTTGATGatatattttaattaattttaaaagttgATGTGTTTTATACAAAATACTGTATACTGatttttaaaaatagaattatTGAAAGGATtgtattttgatataattttcattttaatgattAGTCTATACACCTCGTAAACACTATTCAAGTAATCTTTTATTCCAGTAGGTATGTTTTAAAATCTTTCTAATTTAGCTTTCTGTGAAATAGTCCTTTTGTTTGCCGAAGAGGGAGAAAACAGCTGTGAGCAATCAATATCTGGAATGATTAAAAAACGTTATTATTAAATTGGTTAGTGTTTGAATCTActaaaatataaaacaaaatttgaaggaagatttttttgaaacgatggttctacaaaggttgtaatgtaacaaaataGAATTCAAATGCCAATGCATTTGAACTGCGGTAGTTTAAGAACTGAAAAAGGTGAAGGAAAATAATGACTCCATTCTTGttaaataaacttaaaaataaagATTATACTACATATACCTGTCTTTAAAATGTTTTGCAAATTAACGTTA contains these protein-coding regions:
- the LOC128732690 gene encoding ras-related and estrogen-regulated growth inhibitor-like protein; amino-acid sequence: MTNLNKLKVVVIGSSKVGKSAVTVRYLTKRYIGEYSSSRDFLYRHSVIYDNASTEVEILDTSKCDKRGCLYEHLRWGDAFVVVYSICDKASFDEAADYLQQLTKLKLPSYYTILLLGNKSDLDHAREISVNDGQELSFRYSCQFYEVSAAENFAGVSLAFQSLIREARSTQLFRALPLRRKLGVNSVSKALGNIFGKNSKGERKKRPSLSI